In Planctomycetia bacterium, one DNA window encodes the following:
- a CDS encoding prepilin-type N-terminal cleavage/methylation domain-containing protein, with protein MNAKRNMNKTKQKDTRLVAMKEAMRSRGFTLIELLVSIAIIALLISILAPALGSARKSGQAVKCMANLHHVGQAMAGYLTDSGGVYPVAYVYPYDSAGNYDLMSQETVNDHPNGYVHWSHFLYSNGQAPKEAFMCPSMKNGGSPRTNPGSSDWEIGQVDQNGSGGPNPLEDKQSPRIAYGGNAGIFPRNKFTTTMSNGPRINRFVNEKEINTGRTILVAEFNDNWKVLGVEEGGGVLSKSHRSINPFWSATSGSDEYATDPQFSAFTYRPDANYGLRKQSDAAVGWIDQPGVSEVNAVGRHHPGGDKWGGTANFLYADGHAERRTVLSTLKGAEWGNKYHAITGDNRVAN; from the coding sequence ATGAACGCCAAGAGAAACATGAACAAGACGAAACAAAAAGACACGCGGCTTGTAGCAATGAAGGAGGCGATGCGGTCGCGCGGGTTCACCTTGATTGAGCTATTGGTCTCCATCGCGATCATCGCGCTGCTCATCTCGATCCTCGCTCCGGCGCTCGGCTCGGCACGCAAGAGCGGCCAGGCCGTCAAGTGCATGGCGAACCTTCACCACGTCGGTCAGGCCATGGCGGGTTATCTCACCGATAGCGGTGGGGTTTATCCTGTTGCCTATGTGTATCCCTACGATTCGGCCGGCAATTACGACCTGATGTCGCAGGAAACCGTCAACGATCACCCGAACGGTTACGTTCACTGGTCGCATTTCCTCTACAGCAACGGGCAGGCGCCGAAAGAGGCGTTCATGTGCCCTTCGATGAAGAACGGCGGATCGCCGCGCACCAATCCGGGATCGTCCGATTGGGAGATCGGCCAGGTGGATCAGAACGGATCCGGCGGTCCGAACCCGCTGGAAGACAAGCAGTCGCCGCGGATCGCGTACGGCGGCAACGCGGGTATCTTCCCGCGCAACAAGTTCACCACCACGATGTCAAACGGGCCGCGCATCAATCGCTTCGTGAATGAGAAGGAGATCAACACGGGGCGGACGATTCTCGTCGCCGAGTTCAACGACAACTGGAAGGTGCTCGGCGTGGAGGAGGGCGGCGGTGTTCTCTCGAAGAGCCACCGCTCGATCAACCCCTTCTGGAGCGCGACGAGTGGCTCGGATGAATATGCGACCGATCCGCAGTTCTCGGCGTTTACCTATCGGCCTGATGCGAACTACGGCCTGCGCAAACAGAGCGACGCGGCCGTGGGCTGGATCGACCAGCCGGGCGTGAGCGAGGTCAACGCGGTCGGTCGGCACCACCCCGGCGGTGACAAGTGGGGCGGAACGGCGAATTTTCTGTACGCCGATGGCCAT
- a CDS encoding prepilin-type N-terminal cleavage/methylation domain-containing protein: MRSAKSENAGHVCGAASSNRRGRGRRAFTLIELVVVLTLIVALSLLAMPAIENIMIGSNLPESAGRVRSLLAMARSGAVSEARRVRVRFLPNQQQPIVEIERDPIFQPGLYEQITAAWTQEPILLGDVQVHSVALGRPEFLKPVSDDVDPRSDASDTATDGATQADVANVQETGETLSLRTAVEEEEVDINRPSIIFEPDGSTDWAMITVSQVMPGEEVPDGADQRWIIVDGRTGMITVRTALSAEELADPTLYVQREKLALPDLAELTDNPLSFAGPGLGMPTDETGATDGADLFGTGAGGLAGGSSATGFGSSSGESKTKEPRADSRGGDRPARGARPGSDGQVGDLRPSRQERRGGNATKNTGNTGDSQQQLDEKLSNSNLTDEEKKNIRDTLGGGRRGR; encoded by the coding sequence TTGCGAAGCGCGAAGAGCGAAAACGCAGGACACGTCTGCGGCGCGGCGAGCAGCAATCGCCGCGGGCGGGGCCGCCGCGCGTTCACGCTGATCGAACTGGTCGTCGTGCTGACGCTGATCGTCGCGCTCTCGCTGCTGGCGATGCCGGCGATTGAGAACATCATGATCGGTTCGAACCTGCCCGAGTCGGCCGGTCGCGTGCGGTCGCTCCTGGCCATGGCGCGCAGCGGCGCGGTGAGCGAGGCCCGGCGCGTGCGCGTGCGGTTTCTCCCGAATCAGCAGCAGCCGATTGTCGAGATCGAACGCGATCCGATCTTCCAGCCCGGTCTCTATGAGCAGATCACGGCCGCCTGGACCCAGGAGCCGATTTTGCTGGGCGATGTGCAGGTGCATTCCGTCGCGCTGGGCCGGCCGGAGTTCCTCAAGCCCGTTTCGGACGACGTGGACCCGCGGAGCGATGCGAGTGACACCGCCACCGACGGTGCGACGCAGGCCGATGTGGCGAACGTGCAGGAAACAGGCGAGACGCTCTCGCTTCGCACAGCGGTTGAAGAGGAAGAGGTTGACATCAATCGCCCGTCGATCATCTTCGAGCCGGATGGTTCGACCGATTGGGCGATGATCACGGTGTCACAGGTCATGCCCGGCGAGGAGGTTCCCGACGGCGCGGATCAGCGATGGATCATCGTCGACGGACGCACGGGCATGATAACCGTTCGCACGGCGCTGTCGGCCGAGGAGTTGGCGGATCCCACTTTGTACGTTCAGCGCGAAAAGCTGGCGCTGCCGGATCTGGCGGAATTGACGGACAACCCGTTGAGCTTCGCCGGGCCGGGGTTGGGGATGCCGACCGACGAGACCGGCGCGACGGACGGCGCGGACCTGTTTGGCACGGGCGCCGGCGGGCTGGCCGGTGGATCGAGCGCCACCGGGTTTGGTTCGTCGAGCGGTGAAAGCAAGACAAAGGAGCCGCGGGCGGATTCTCGCGGGGGAGATCGTCCGGCGCGCGGCGCCCGACCGGGGTCCGACGGCCAAGTGGGCGATCTGCGTCCGTCGCGTCAGGAACGTCGCGGTGGAAACGCGACGAAGAACACGGGCAACACCGGCGATTCGCAGCAGCAACTCGACGAAAAGCTATCCAATAGCAATCTGACCGACGAAGAAAAAAAGAACATCCGTGACACGCTCGGCGGCGGCCGGCGCGGGCGATGA